The following are encoded together in the Carassius auratus strain Wakin chromosome 34, ASM336829v1, whole genome shotgun sequence genome:
- the LOC113053304 gene encoding zona pellucida sperm-binding protein 4-like has product MAGSWCLVQILLVCAFCHAVPHWSKSLQDVQSLMTQQFPLQKPVQQPSNQQFLVQKPVQQPSNQQVPQQFPFQKPVQQPTYQQFPLQKPVQQPKPQFPLQKPVQQPTYQQFPLQKPVQQPKPQFPLQKLVQQPSNQQVPQQFPLQKPVQQPKLQFPLQKPVVQTDPIDKCAVADSEQIQCGLPGISGAECEAINCCFKAQQCYYGRAVTVQCIRDGQFVVVVSRDVTLPRLSLDSVHLLGGNDPPCAPVGSTPSFAIYQFPVTACGTSVMEDGGYVVYENRMTSSYEVGIGPYGSITRDSHFEFLFQCRYSETSVEALVVEVNSVPPPLPVAAPGPLRVALRLANGQCVTKGCAEGDEAYTSYYSDADYPITKVLREPVYVEVHIMERTDPNIVLMLGRCWTTSTPSPLSLPQWDLLIDGCPYQDDRYLTTLVPVTGSSGLQFPTHYRRFVVKMFTFVDPASLAALQETIFIHCSTEVCHPSSGSCEQSCTRKRRDTRIKAVSGEQTVVSSGAVTLVM; this is encoded by the exons ATGGCTGGAAGTTGGTGTTTGGTTCAGATTTTGCTGGTTTGTGCTTTCTGTCATGCTGTTCCACACTGGAGTAAATCGCTTCAGGATGTTCAATCTCTGATGacccagcagtttccgcttcagaagccagttcaacaaccaAGTAACCAGCAGTTTCTggttcagaagccagttcaacaaccaAGTAACCAGCAGGTTCCTCAGCAGTTTCCGTTTCAGAAGCCGGTTCAACAACCAACttaccagcagtttccgcttcagaaacCAGTTCAGCAACCTAAACctcagtttccgcttcagaagccggtTCAGCAACCAACttaccagcagtttccgcttcagaaacCAGTTCAGCAACCTAAACctcagtttccgcttcagaagttGGTTCAACAACCAAGTAACCAGCAGGTTccccagcagtttccgcttcagaagccggtTCAGCAACCTAAActacagtttccgcttcagaagccagtagtGCAGACAGATCCTATTGATAAATGTGctgtagctgattctgagcagatccaatgtggtctacctggcatcagtggtgctgagtgtgaagctatcaactgctgctttaaaGCACAGCAGTGTTACTATGGGAGAGCGG TAACTGTCCAGTGTATTcgagatggtcagtttgtggtagtggtgtctAGAGACGTTACtctgcctcgactgagtctggattcgGTTCATCTACTGGGTGGAAACGACCCACCTTGTGCTCCTGTGGGGTCCACACCTTCTTTTGCCatataccagttccctgtgaccgcatgtggcacgagtgtgatg GAGGACGGCGGATATGTGGTGTATGAAAACCGAATGACCTCTTCCtatgaagtggggattggaccatatggttccatcacaagggacagtcattttGA GTTCCTCTTCCAGTGTAGATACTCTGAAacttctgtggaagctctggttgtggaggtcaactcCGTTCCTCCACCtctaccagtagctgctcctgGGCCTCTCAGGGTGGCGCTCAGACTGGCCAATGGCCAATGTGTCACCAAAGGATGTGCTGAAG GTGATGAGGCCTACACATCCTACTACAGTGAcgctgattatcccatcacaaaagtcctgcgagagcctgtgtatgttgaggtgcacattatggagaggactgaccccaacattgtcctgatgctggGACGTTGTTGGACTACTTCAACCCCCAGTCCACTCAGTctcccccagtgggaccttctgatTGATGG atgcccttaccaggacgaccgatatctgaccacactggttccagtgactggatcatctggtcttcagttcccaacccactaTAGGCGTtttgttgtgaagatgttcacatttgtagaCCCAGCCTCACTGGCTGCTCTGCAGGAAACT atcttcatccattgcagtacagaggtgtgccatccatcatctgGCTCTTGTGAGCAAAGCTGCACCAGGAAAC GAAGAGATACTCGTATCAAGGCTGTCTCTGgggagcagactgtggtttctagtggagcagttactctggtcatgtaa
- the LOC113053318 gene encoding zona pellucida sperm-binding protein 4-like has protein sequence MAGSWCLVQILLVCAFCHAVPHWSKSLQDVQSLMTQQFPLQKPVQQPSNQQFLVQKPVQQPTYQQFPLQKPVQQPIYQQFPLQKPVQQPSNQQFPLQKPVQQLPKPQFPPQKPGQQPKPQFPLQKPVQQPKPQFLLQKPVVQTDPIDKCAVADSEQIQCGLPGISGAECEAINCCFKAQQCFYGRAVTVQCIRDGQFVVVVSRDVTLPRLSLDSVHLLGGNDPPCAPVGSTPSFAIYQFPVTACGTSVMEDGGYVVYENRMTSSYEVGIGPYGSITRDSHFEFLFQCRYSETSVEALVVEVNSVPPPLPVAAPGPLRVELRLANGQCVTKGCAEGDEAYTSYYSDADYPITKVLREPVYVEVHIMERTDPNIVLMLGRCWTTSTPSPLSLPQWDLLIDGCPYQDDRYLTTLVPVTGSSGLQFPTHYRRFVVKMFTFVDPASLAALQETIFIHCSTEVCHPSSGSCEQSCTRKRRDTRIKAVSGEQTVVSSGAVTLVM, from the exons ATGGCTGGAAGTTGGTGTTTGGTTCAGATTTTGCTGGTTTGTGCTTTCTGTCATGCTGTTCCACACTGGAGTAAATCGCTTCAGGATGTTCAATCTCTGATGacccagcagtttccgcttcagaagccagttcaacaaccaAGTAACCAGCAGTTTCTGGTTCAGAAGCCGGTTCAACAACCAACttaccagcagtttccgcttcagaagccagttcaacaaccaatttaccagcagtttccgcttcagaagccagttcaacaaccaagtaaccagcagtttccgcttcagaagccggtTCAACAACTACCTAAACCTCAGTTTCCGCCTCAGAAGCCAGGTCAGCAACCTAAAccacagtttccgcttcagaagccagttcagcAACCTAAACCACAGTTTCTGCTTCAGAAGCCAGTAGTGCAGACAGATCCTATTGATAAATGTGctgtagctgattctgagcagatccaatgtggtctacctgggatcagtggtgctgagtgtgaagctatcaactgctgctttaaaGCACAGCAGTGTTTCTATGGGAGGGCGG TAACTGTCCAGTGTATTcgagatggtcagtttgtggtagtggtgtctAGAGACGTTACtctgcctcgactgagtctggattcgGTTCATCTACTGGGTGGAAACGACCCACCTTGTGCTCCTGTGGGGTCCACACCTTCTTTTGCCatataccagttccctgtgaccgcatgtggcacgagtgtgatg GAGGACGGCGGATATGTGGTGTATGAAAACCGAATGACCTCTTCCtatgaagtggggattggaccatatggttccatcacaagggacagtcattttGA GTTCCTCTTCCAGTGTAGATACTCTGAAacttctgtggaagctctggttgtggaggtcaactcCGTTCCTCCACCtctaccagtagctgctcctgggcctctcagggtggagctcagactggccaatggccaatgtgtcaccaaaggctgtgctgaag GTgatgaggcctacacgtcctactacagtgacgctgattatcccatcacaaaagtcctgcgagagcctgtgtatgttgaggtgcacattatggagaggactgaccccaacattgtcctgatgctggGACGTTGTTGGACTACTTCAACCCCCAGTCCACTCAGTctcccccagtgggaccttctgatTGATGG atgcccttaccaggacgaccgttatctgaccacactggttccagtgactggatcatctggtcttcagttcccaacccactaTAGGCGTtttgttgtgaagatgttcacatttgtagaCCCAGCCTCACTGGCTGCTCTGCAGGAAACC ATCTTCATCCATTGCAGTACAGAggtgtgccatccatcatctgGCTCTTGTGAGCAAAGCTGCACCAGGAAAC GAAGAGATACTCGTATCAAGGCTGTCTCTGgggagcagactgtggtttctagtggagCAGTTACTCTGGTCATGTAA